A genomic segment from Nicotiana tabacum cultivar K326 chromosome 7, ASM71507v2, whole genome shotgun sequence encodes:
- the LOC107830782 gene encoding protein N-terminal asparagine amidohydrolase isoform X1, with the protein MIFVGGVPFPTDDSSFSSQSQLLNMNIYEQEHDILTALMEHPVLVSASSSLNDVEERKFSVSKDSSLSISRHNRWVYIFQREYATVDPALVDAVGTDEATTCVGIVIRNQKSGMTSVAHLDSPDIVDVGLDQMLASGVNQSSDAMLDVHLIGGFDDGSPKHVNGITEGHAELEGYSFPLCKKILESLAKSNMKFQIHTLHVLGHNTRRDSEGNSYPIFSGLLVETATGSIFPANFDATTRCPDEVVRRIRVTAAFEDRSWEGRLLETYDTQNDQFVIAPCTWSMRKIHIALMLQNLSDQEILLTCSTSPSAEAPDFVDGLRRQWDYLIQHPDWKETFPSKQPHIFRRTEDNSWVRHCAKFSSLSYAYTD; encoded by the exons ATGATATTTGTGGGTGGAGTTCCTTTTCCTACAGatgattcttctttttcttctcagtCTCAG CTACTTAATATGAACATCTATGAACAGGAACACGACATCCTGACGGCTTTAATGGAGCATCCAGTTTTGGTATCTGCCTCGTCTTCATTGAATGATGTTGAAGAAAGGAAGTTCTCTGTTTCTAAAGATTCTAGTTTGAGTATATCAAGACATAATAGATGGGTTTACATTTTCCAGAGAGAATATGCAACTGTGGATCCTGCACTTGTCGAT GCGGTTGGCACGGATGAGGCAACAACTTGTGTAGGCATTGTCATAAGAAATCAAAAAAGTGGAAT GACATCTGTTGCTCACTTGGATTCACCAGATATTGTTGATGTTGGCCTAGACCAGATGTTGGCATCTGGTGTCAATCAAAGCTCAGATGCCATGTTGGAT GTTCATCTAATTGGTGGCTTTGATGATGGCTCACCTAAA CATGTTAATGGTATTACGGAAGGTCATGCAGAATTGGAGGGCTATTCCTTCCCTTTGTGCAAGAAAATACTTGAAAGCCTGGCAAAGAGTAATATGAAGTTCCAGATTCACACTCTTCATGTTCTTGGGCACAATACAAGACGAGATTCTGAAGGAAATTCATACCCCATCTTCTCTGGTTTGCTG GTGGAAACTGCCACTGGGTCTATTTTTCCAGCAAACTTTGATGCAACAACAAGATGTCCTGATGAAGTTGTTAGGAGAATACGAGTGACTGCAGCTTTCGAGGACCGTAGTTGGGAAGGAAGATTATTAGAGACATATGATACTCAGAATGACCAATTCGTGATTGCTCCATGCACTTG GAGCATGCGTAAGATACATATAGCGCTCATGCTACAGAATTTATCTGACCAAGAAATCCTTCTTACATGTTCCACTTCTCCTTCTGCCGAGGCTCCAGATTTCGTGGATGGCCTAAGAAG GCAGTGGGACTATCTAATCCAACACCCAGATTGGAAAGAAACATTCCCTTCCAAACAGCCACATATATTTCGAAGGACAGAAGATAATAGTTGGGTGAGGCACTGCGCAAAATTCAGCAGCTTATCTTATGCATACACTGATTAA
- the LOC107830782 gene encoding protein N-terminal asparagine amidohydrolase isoform X2: MIFVGGVPFPTDDSSFSSQSQEHDILTALMEHPVLVSASSSLNDVEERKFSVSKDSSLSISRHNRWVYIFQREYATVDPALVDAVGTDEATTCVGIVIRNQKSGMTSVAHLDSPDIVDVGLDQMLASGVNQSSDAMLDVHLIGGFDDGSPKHVNGITEGHAELEGYSFPLCKKILESLAKSNMKFQIHTLHVLGHNTRRDSEGNSYPIFSGLLVETATGSIFPANFDATTRCPDEVVRRIRVTAAFEDRSWEGRLLETYDTQNDQFVIAPCTWSMRKIHIALMLQNLSDQEILLTCSTSPSAEAPDFVDGLRRQWDYLIQHPDWKETFPSKQPHIFRRTEDNSWVRHCAKFSSLSYAYTD; the protein is encoded by the exons ATGATATTTGTGGGTGGAGTTCCTTTTCCTACAGatgattcttctttttcttctcagtCTCAG GAACACGACATCCTGACGGCTTTAATGGAGCATCCAGTTTTGGTATCTGCCTCGTCTTCATTGAATGATGTTGAAGAAAGGAAGTTCTCTGTTTCTAAAGATTCTAGTTTGAGTATATCAAGACATAATAGATGGGTTTACATTTTCCAGAGAGAATATGCAACTGTGGATCCTGCACTTGTCGAT GCGGTTGGCACGGATGAGGCAACAACTTGTGTAGGCATTGTCATAAGAAATCAAAAAAGTGGAAT GACATCTGTTGCTCACTTGGATTCACCAGATATTGTTGATGTTGGCCTAGACCAGATGTTGGCATCTGGTGTCAATCAAAGCTCAGATGCCATGTTGGAT GTTCATCTAATTGGTGGCTTTGATGATGGCTCACCTAAA CATGTTAATGGTATTACGGAAGGTCATGCAGAATTGGAGGGCTATTCCTTCCCTTTGTGCAAGAAAATACTTGAAAGCCTGGCAAAGAGTAATATGAAGTTCCAGATTCACACTCTTCATGTTCTTGGGCACAATACAAGACGAGATTCTGAAGGAAATTCATACCCCATCTTCTCTGGTTTGCTG GTGGAAACTGCCACTGGGTCTATTTTTCCAGCAAACTTTGATGCAACAACAAGATGTCCTGATGAAGTTGTTAGGAGAATACGAGTGACTGCAGCTTTCGAGGACCGTAGTTGGGAAGGAAGATTATTAGAGACATATGATACTCAGAATGACCAATTCGTGATTGCTCCATGCACTTG GAGCATGCGTAAGATACATATAGCGCTCATGCTACAGAATTTATCTGACCAAGAAATCCTTCTTACATGTTCCACTTCTCCTTCTGCCGAGGCTCCAGATTTCGTGGATGGCCTAAGAAG GCAGTGGGACTATCTAATCCAACACCCAGATTGGAAAGAAACATTCCCTTCCAAACAGCCACATATATTTCGAAGGACAGAAGATAATAGTTGGGTGAGGCACTGCGCAAAATTCAGCAGCTTATCTTATGCATACACTGATTAA